The following nucleotide sequence is from Aneurinibacillus soli.
GCCTGCATGATTTAAGAAGCGCTCAGCCGCTACCGTCTGTCCTCTCTCCTCAACGTTCCCTCCAGCTTTACATACTACATAGTATCCAGCAATAAGCCCTACATTACTAATCGGCAGCAGAAGCCAGATCCATCTCTTTTTCCAAAGCAAAATCAAGCAGGAAGAAGCCGCCCCCAGTGCAATGATTTGCTCATAAAACCCGAACGATAGCAACTGAAACAAAAAGAACCCGATCAAATAACCTGCTTTTCTGTTTTTTTCAAGAACTTCAATTAGAAAAACAAGTGATACCAACATAAAAAACATGCCTACAACAAGCCTGGTCGAAGCAGATAACCAGTATGTCGCTTCACTTCCTACCGGCAGAAGACCAAATAACACCGCCGACAAAATCCCGAACGGAAGACCAAGTTTCCTAAAAACCCGATACAGCAAATAACAGCTAGCCGTATGCATGGCTGTCATAACAAATAGCGGAAACGCAAGGTTTGGCCAGAATCTCCCCCATACATACAGGTCCGCAAGCGAAGCCAGTGGCCGGGTATGGTACGTTAAATGCAAAAAAATCTCATGATATTTATCGTCATACATGCGATACAGCCCGTACTGTATCCAATCATCAATCGTAGGGTAATAATTCCAACCTGCATACCCGTACTTTAGCAGCATGGCTGTACTAAATGTAAGCCAGAAGAACGTCCAAACTGCTGATTGCTTATGTTTTCCATCCGTCATACGCGATTCTCCCTTCACACCAAAAAAGACAGGGCAATCATGCCCCTGTCTTCCCCTGTTGTCTTATCGCACTTCGATACATCTCCCTTACAGAGAAACCGTCACGCACAAAATAGTACCCGCTCAGTGGAAGAATGGCTGCATACTGTACGAGATGCAGCAAAACAGACAGAATTGCCACCTGAAACGCTGGAATCGCAAAAAGCGACAGCGAATAGACGCACGCATACTGAAATACGCCGATTCCTCCCGGTGCAGATGGGATCAACATAATCAGATTCGTCATCACAATGACAACCAAACTAGCGATCCATACGACATGCCCCTGTATGCCAACTGCTGTTAATCCCGCCACCGCTGACAAATATACGCAACCCCAACTGCAACCCAGATAGAATAATGTACGAATGCCTGCAAGTGGTGACTGCAAAAACATCACCTGTTCAAGTAATAGGAAAATCTTACGCAAAATACCCGGCAGACGCGTGGATGTGATCCACACCTGACGAAAGCGCATAGCGAGTATAAGTCCGATGCTTCCCACCACCATACCAGCGAGCAACATATCCCGAATTAGCCGAAGCTTCTCCTGCACTTCCACTTCAAATGGAATAAAGAATGCTACACTGACAGCAAACAGCGCAAGAATGAACACATCAAGCAAACGTTCCAGAACGAGATTCACACTGATGGTTCCATATTGTTTGACAGCTCGGCCAGCCGTTACAATGCGAACAATTTCTCCGATCCGGAATGGCAGCAGCATATTCGCCCCCGTTCCCATGCAGACAGACGCAAACATGTGTCGGAGTGGAATAGCCGTTGCCATGCCTCGACTCCAGGACAGTGCACGAAACCACTGGCTTGCGCCGAAAGCAATCACCGAAAGGAGAACATAAAAATAATGAACAGGATAGTGAATGAGACGCGCAAAATTAAGATGTCCGAGACTTCGATAGGCTAGAAACAAAAACAAACATGTGATCCCAATACCTGCAGCCAGCTTAAGTACGTTACCCTTCATGGCTGACTTCTTTCAATGCAGCGTACACGCCATTCCAATCGTTACTACGCACCTGGAGTGCATCGCGGAACATTTTCCATGAATCTGTAACGATATGAACTTTGGAATCATCCGAGTGACACAAGTTCACGGGAATCCGCTCAATCTGATAATCATACTTGCGAGCTAAAAACAGCATCTCAAAATCAAATCCAAAGCCCTGTATGGTAAGCTGCGGGAAAATCTTCTGGACTGCCGCGCGCGTAAATCCTTTGAATCCGCACTGTGTATCTGGAATCTGAAGACATAGAACCGTATTAATAAAAAGCGAGAAAGCGGCAGATGCAATTTTTCGCGACAGCGGGTATGGCACATCGGACTGTTCCGCATACAGATCACGCCCACCAATCACAAGGTCTGCTTTTTCCGTATCGAACACACGTAATGCTTCTCGTATACTTTCTAATGGATACGGCAGATCAGCATCCATAAAGAATACATATTTCCCCTGAGCAAGCAACATGCCGTGCTTAAGCGCCATACCTTTGCCCTGATTCGTTATCAGTGAAACAACCTGCAGATGAGGATGATTGAATGCCTGAACAACCGTGACCGTTTGATCAGAGCTGCCATCATCAACCACAATGACTTCATATTCAGTAAAATAACGGTCCATGAACGGCATGACCATTTCAAGTGTATGCGTAATCCGCTTTTCCTCATTATATGCGGGAATAATAAGTGATACTTCCACTTCGGAACACGCTCTTTTCTATAATAGAATGTCCAGAGAACTGTCTCTTCTCATGAGACATAATTATATCGAAAAAAGAGATGGCTGTACATGCTACACACGGGCATCTCTATCAAAACAAAAACGGGGACAGTAATGTTTTATTGAACAACTTTGACAGCAGCCTGGTCGCGCAGTTGTGCCTGTCCTTTCACTGCAACTTTTTCTTTGGCCTTCAAACCGTTTACAACAATAACGTGGCCAGAATCGCCCTCTGCTGTAATAATATCGCGTTTGATGGCACGATTCCCTTCGACAACATACACGTATTTCTTTCCATCCTTCTCAATAATCGCTTCCGTTGGAACAAGCAAACCGGATTTACTATCCATATTTTGAGTCAATACGTTCACTTTCATACCTGGAAGCAACCTGCCGTCCGAATTAGGAATCTGAAGCTCCACCGGAAACATTTTGGACTGCTTATCTGCCTGCTGACCTGTGTATGTGATGGATGCTTTTACGTTTGTTTTCAAAGCCGGAACTTCTACATCAAGCGGTATTCCCAGTTTGAACTTGGGGATCGATGATTCGGATACATTGATTTTGATGATAACAGGATTCACACTAATAATGGTTGCCATCTCCTGTTGTGACCCCACTACTTCTCCTTCTTCAAATGCCAGCGTCGAAAGCACCCCGCTAGTCGGGGCTGTAATGATTGTATCACGAAGCGCCGTTTTCGCTTTCTCTAGTCCCACTTGTGCTTGTTGCACCGCCGCCTTCGATGTTTTATCCAGGCTAACCTGCGCTTGCTTTAGCGCTGCGGATGCAGTTGTAATGGCCCCTTTGTTCTGCACATCTCCTTGAGCAGACTGATTCAAGGCGCTTTTCGCCTGCAGGAGCTGCCCTTCTGCTGCATCGAGCTGGGAAGTAGAAGCTGCTCCTGCCGCTACCAGGCTGCGTAGACGATCATAGTTCTGCTGGGCAATCTCTACATTTTGCTTGGCGATCTCAGATGATGTCTGCCCAGCTTCTTTAATTTTATAGGCGGTTTTTGCCTGATCCAGCGAGGATTTTGCACTATCCACGGATACTTGTGCCTGAGCAAGACCTGCCTGAGCTGTGCGTACCGCCGCCTCCGCCTGCTTCACACCGAGAAGATAATCCGTCTGGTCGAGCTTCGCGATGACCTGTCCCTTCTCTACATACTGTCCTTTTTTTACGGGTACAGATACAACTGTACCTGATAGCTTCGGTGTAATGCTTACAGTTGTTTTCGGAGAAATCTCGCCGAGTAGCTTATCTCCCGGCATGACACTCCCCTGCTTGACTTCTGCAACACTTACGGTTACGACTTTTGTATCTTGCGTAGCACCGCCTGCTGTCACACTTGCTTCTTTGGATTGGCCGCATCCGGTTATGGCTGACATCGCCAGCACACAGGCGACTCCTATACAAATCCCTTTTCGTTTCATGCCTGCGCTCCCCTCTTTTCTATATACTCTGCTGTACATCCTGATCTGGAACATTTCCTTCCTTACTCTTATTCTTTCGCAGGAATTTTGACCGAAGGCGATCCAGTGCTTCATAGCCAACAGGCACGACAACCAGGGTGAGCAGGGTCGAAGTAGTAAGACCCCCGATCACAACAATTGCCAGTCCAGGAGACATCAGCGAGCCTTTGACTTCGCCTAAGCCAAGCGGGAGCAGTGCCACAATCGTAGCTAGCGCTGTCATCAGAATCGGACGCAAGCGCGTGACCCCTGCTTCCAGTAGCGCCTCTCGAATCGGCATCCCTGCTTCCCGCTGCTGCTGTACACGGTCTACGTATACAATGGCATTCGTGACCACAACTCCAATCAGCATCAAAAATCCAATCAAGGCGGTTAAGTCAAGAGTCGAGCGTGTTACAAACAGCCCCACAAGTCCTCCGATTGCCGCCAGCGGAAGAGATAACAGAATCGAAAGCGGAGCCATCGCATTGCCAAATGCAATCACCATTACGATATAGACCATGACAACAGCCGCACCGAGCGCATAAAACATCTCTGTGAAGCTCTTCTGCATATCTTCACTTACGCCTCCAGATGAAATCGAAACACCAGCTGGAAGCGTAAGCTTTCTAAGTTCTGCATTCTCTGCAGAACTGACGCCTTCTTTATTCGCCGACGCAATATCGGCTTTAATTGAGATATATTCTTTTTTGTCACGACGCATAATCTCAGCCGGCGCTTCTTCCTTCTTCACATCTGCAATATCTGAGAGGAACACTTGCTGCCCCGATGGCGTACGTAACTCGACACCCTTAATTTTTTCTACAGAGTTGCTGTCTTCTTCTTTCAAGCCCAGCATGAAATCATACTCTTCTTCATCAATTTTAATTTTGCCAATTTTATTGCCGCCGACCAGACTATTGATATCCCCGCTAATCTGAGACGGAGATAGCCCCCATTCAGCCGCTTTGTCTCGGTCTACACGGATAATTACTTCTGATTTTTTATCCGAAAGATTGTCATTTACATTAAACAACTCTGGATTTTTCTTCATATGTTCTTTGACCTGTTCAGCCGCTTCCTGCAATGATTCTTTACTCGGTCCGTTCAGCACAACTTCATAGGCTTCATTGGCCCCATTACTGATCTTATTGATCGTAAATTTCGTCTCGGCCGGAATCATCGGGTCTGTTTCTTTACGGAATGCATCTACTATCGCACCTGGGTTCGCACTGTCTTTAAGCATGACAAACATGGACGACTTATTATCTTGACCGCCGCTTCCGATTACCGTTTCAATGTAATCCACTTCTGGATGCTTCTGCATCACAGTCTGCAACTTATCTGTCATCGAAGCGGTTTCCTCCAATGCTGTCCCCTTCGGCATCGTCAGCTGTGTCTGAATAATGCCTAGCTTAGAATCGCCAAACATGCTAACATTCAGCAAGCTAACCAGCCCAAAACTGCCGACAAACAATACCAAAGCAATCGCCGCTGTCAGAAGTTTATGACCAAGTGACCAGGTAAGCAAATTCACGTACGTATGCGTGAGACGACCCGATTTATGTTCTTTCACTTTAGTAGAACGAAGCAGCAACAGCTTGGTCATAAGCGGAACAACCGTGACCGCTACAAGCAAGGAAGCGAGCAAGGAACAAACAACCGTAATCGCAAACGGTCGAAAAACCTCGCCTACGATTCCACTTACGAATGCGATCGGCGCAAAAACGGCAATTGTCGTAATTGTGGAAGACGTAATGGCATTGGTTACTTCTTTAGCAGCCAGACGAATAAGCGCTGTATTTCGCATTTGGTTCATTTGCAGATGGCGGAAAATGTTTTCAATTACAACAATGCTGTCATCCACAACCCGTCCGACCGCAATGGCCATGCCGAACAGTGTCATCATATTAAGTGTCAAGTTGAGCCAGTTCATAAAAATCAGACTGACCAGAATAGACAGCGGTATGGAAACGAGTACAATAATGGTTGATTTCATATTACGAAGGAAAAGCAGAATCATGATCGAAGCCATTACAGCACCCATGATCCCTTCTTTCATCATGCCCGAGATGGAATTTTTGATGTTGACAGAAGAGTCATATACCGTTTTGATACGAAGGTCGGGATAGCGCTTCTGCATCTCTTCCAGTTTTTGCGTCACGAGTTTGCCCGTTTCTACGGTATTGCCTTCTCGTGATTTATACACACGCAGGCTAATACCCGGCTTACCATCTAAATAACTGATCTGTTCCTGTTTCACTTCGAATTCAACATCTGCAATGTCCCCAACTTTGACATAGGAGAGACCGCCGTTCATACCTGCAGGCAGAAACAGCTTTGTATTGCGGATCTGCTCTACGTTGGTGAACTTCGTAAGCACGCGGACGGCATTGTCTTCGCCGTTAATCTTAACCGTTCCCGCCGGAATCCCGACATGATTGGATAAGACGAGCTGTTTGAATTGGGAAGGAG
It contains:
- a CDS encoding lysylphosphatidylglycerol synthase transmembrane domain-containing protein, which produces MKGNVLKLAAGIGITCLFLFLAYRSLGHLNFARLIHYPVHYFYVLLSVIAFGASQWFRALSWSRGMATAIPLRHMFASVCMGTGANMLLPFRIGEIVRIVTAGRAVKQYGTISVNLVLERLLDVFILALFAVSVAFFIPFEVEVQEKLRLIRDMLLAGMVVGSIGLILAMRFRQVWITSTRLPGILRKIFLLLEQVMFLQSPLAGIRTLFYLGCSWGCVYLSAVAGLTAVGIQGHVVWIASLVVIVMTNLIMLIPSAPGGIGVFQYACVYSLSLFAIPAFQVAILSVLLHLVQYAAILPLSGYYFVRDGFSVREMYRSAIRQQGKTGA
- a CDS encoding efflux RND transporter permease subunit; protein product: MEFLTRFSLKNSAAVIIIVVLIILGGIVSALSLKVENMPDISFPVVIVETVYPNAAPEDVLDDVTKPLEKAVDKIEGIKYLNTISRDNASVLVIMLNSGVDVDKARDEVERKVSGVKLPVDAERPQISTEGFSSEPIYYVSVAPKNENASAESLDSLITNTVKPELEGITGVESVSVIGDRIRKVRIYPKLAALNQYGFSPSQFKQLVLSNHVGIPAGTVKINGEDNAVRVLTKFTNVEQIRNTKLFLPAGMNGGLSYVKVGDIADVEFEVKQEQISYLDGKPGISLRVYKSREGNTVETGKLVTQKLEEMQKRYPDLRIKTVYDSSVNIKNSISGMMKEGIMGAVMASIMILLFLRNMKSTIIVLVSIPLSILVSLIFMNWLNLTLNMMTLFGMAIAVGRVVDDSIVVIENIFRHLQMNQMRNTALIRLAAKEVTNAITSSTITTIAVFAPIAFVSGIVGEVFRPFAITVVCSLLASLLVAVTVVPLMTKLLLLRSTKVKEHKSGRLTHTYVNLLTWSLGHKLLTAAIALVLFVGSFGLVSLLNVSMFGDSKLGIIQTQLTMPKGTALEETASMTDKLQTVMQKHPEVDYIETVIGSGGQDNKSSMFVMLKDSANPGAIVDAFRKETDPMIPAETKFTINKISNGANEAYEVVLNGPSKESLQEAAEQVKEHMKKNPELFNVNDNLSDKKSEVIIRVDRDKAAEWGLSPSQISGDINSLVGGNKIGKIKIDEEEYDFMLGLKEEDSNSVEKIKGVELRTPSGQQVFLSDIADVKKEEAPAEIMRRDKKEYISIKADIASANKEGVSSAENAELRKLTLPAGVSISSGGVSEDMQKSFTEMFYALGAAVVMVYIVMVIAFGNAMAPLSILLSLPLAAIGGLVGLFVTRSTLDLTALIGFLMLIGVVVTNAIVYVDRVQQQREAGMPIREALLEAGVTRLRPILMTALATIVALLPLGLGEVKGSLMSPGLAIVVIGGLTTSTLLTLVVVPVGYEALDRLRSKFLRKNKSKEGNVPDQDVQQSI
- a CDS encoding dolichyl-phosphate beta-glucosyltransferase; its protein translation is MEVSLIIPAYNEEKRITHTLEMVMPFMDRYFTEYEVIVVDDGSSDQTVTVVQAFNHPHLQVVSLITNQGKGMALKHGMLLAQGKYVFFMDADLPYPLESIREALRVFDTEKADLVIGGRDLYAEQSDVPYPLSRKIASAAFSLFINTVLCLQIPDTQCGFKGFTRAAVQKIFPQLTIQGFGFDFEMLFLARKYDYQIERIPVNLCHSDDSKVHIVTDSWKMFRDALQVRSNDWNGVYAALKEVSHEG
- a CDS encoding efflux RND transporter periplasmic adaptor subunit — translated: MKRKGICIGVACVLAMSAITGCGQSKEASVTAGGATQDTKVVTVSVAEVKQGSVMPGDKLLGEISPKTTVSITPKLSGTVVSVPVKKGQYVEKGQVIAKLDQTDYLLGVKQAEAAVRTAQAGLAQAQVSVDSAKSSLDQAKTAYKIKEAGQTSSEIAKQNVEIAQQNYDRLRSLVAAGAASTSQLDAAEGQLLQAKSALNQSAQGDVQNKGAITTASAALKQAQVSLDKTSKAAVQQAQVGLEKAKTALRDTIITAPTSGVLSTLAFEEGEVVGSQQEMATIISVNPVIIKINVSESSIPKFKLGIPLDVEVPALKTNVKASITYTGQQADKQSKMFPVELQIPNSDGRLLPGMKVNVLTQNMDSKSGLLVPTEAIIEKDGKKYVYVVEGNRAIKRDIITAEGDSGHVIVVNGLKAKEKVAVKGQAQLRDQAAVKVVQ